The Vicinamibacterales bacterium region GGGGATCAGCGGGGCTGCTGTCGAGTGCGCAATGCGTCAGCGGCGGAGCGAACTGACCCTCAAATGTGAAAAACGCAGCGACGAGATACGCGGGGAACTGCGTGGCCGAACGGTTCTGTTTCGGCTGGAGAAGACGGGCATTCCCCCGATGGTGAAAGATGTCGTGGTGGCGACCCACACCGGGGAACTGAATGAATCCGGAACTAGGATAACGGGCGTCCTCACGATTGTCAGCTCCGTCCTGGACGTCAAGCTCAAGTTCGTAGCGGAGAAGCTCCGGTGAGAACTTGCTGCCAATGGGCTCTCAGACGCCACGAGGCGTTATGAAACTCCAGCCCGGTGGGCGGCTTGACGTCGGCGAGGATGCCCGCCGTCAAGGGCGATGACGTCGCCACGGCGGGAGCTTTTTGGGAAGCGAGCCCCGAAACAATGGCGGGGAGCTCAGGCGGCCACCCCCGAGAACGGCGTCGTGTAACCAATCGAAGCGTCGCCCCGCACCAACACTCTGGTGTGCCCACCTCGACGGTCTAACGGTCCCCTCGGTTTCCCCTTACGCCCGCAGCCCTCCCTCGTCAGTTCTCAGTCTGTGGATCGTCGGTCAGCGGGTTGGTGGCGAAGCGCAAGTCCTCGACCACCCGGCCACCGATGAGGTGTTCCTGGATGATGCGCTCGGCGTTCTCGGGCGTCACGAACCGGTACCACGTGCCCTCGGGGTAGACGACCGCGGTCGGTCCGTCGGTGCAGATGCGCAGGCAATTGCACTTGGTGCGGTAGCACGGTCCATCGGGTCCTGCGATGTTGAGCTCTTTCATCCGCTTCTTTACGTACTGCCACGTGGCATCGCCAGTCTCGGGATCGATGCAATCGGGCCCGACGCACACGAAGAGATGGCGGCGGAGCTTGCCGATTCCGAACTGTGCGACCGGCTGTGCTGGCGACTCGAACTTCTTCGGCATCGACAGAGATTTTACGGCACTCGGCTTGCTCAGGCGGAGGCAGGAGGTTCCATGGCCGACCGCGGGAATAAGCCCCAGCCAGACGACGACCCAACCGTTCGCATGAGCCACGACGATCAGGTGCGCGGGATTGCCGAGGAGGAGCGTCAGGAGCTCGAAGACGACGAGGACCTCGACGAAGAAGACGAGGATGAGGAGGGCGGCCCCTTCTCCTGAAAGGCACGCCGAGTCGCGGCCCGAGGGCCAAGGGGGCCCGCGACCGCCTAGTGTTGGTCGAGCACTGCCTGCAGATCTGCGGGAGGCGACGTCCTCAGATCGGCCCAGAGGTCGCCGACTTCACGAAATCTCGCCAGAGCCGTGCGGATCGTGAAAGCGCGCGGGTCGAAGCCGGCGTCGATCTCTTTCCACGTGAGTGGCGTCGACACGCCGGCGAACTCGCTGGCGCGCGCGCTGTAGGCGGTTGCCAGCGTCTTGCCCTCGATGTTCTGCAGGTAGTCGATGTAGACCGTGCCTTTCGGGCGCTTCGTCACCGAACGTTCGACGGTCGCCTGCTTCGGGTGTCTGGTCGCGACCAGCGTGGCGACGATTTGGCAGAAGAGCATGCCCGACTCGTAGGAAGTGTCCGGAGGCAGCCGCAGATAGATGTGGAGCCCGCGCGAGCCTGACGTTTTCGGGAATCCGGACACCCCGAGGCGCCGCAGCTCGTCGCGGACCCAGCGCGCGATGTCCAGGACAGTCTCGAAGCTGGCGCCAGGGCCGGGATCGAGATCGATCGCCGTATAGTCGGCGTCGTGCGGCGAGCTGACGCGCGAGAACCACGGATCCTGAGAGATGGCAGCGAGCTGGGTCATCTCGAGCAGCGTCTTCAGCGTGCCGCCGACAAACTGCCGCGCGCCGCGCTCGCTCACCTTGTGCTGGTAGAACGCCTCGCCGGCGACGCCGTTCGGGAACCGCTTCATCACCAGCGGACGCTCCGCGACGCATGGCAGGATGAATGGCGCGACCTCGACGTAATAGCGGAGCAGTTCCCCTTTCGTGATTCCAGGGGCGAGCCCGCGTCCAGCCGCAGCGTCGGCGCGAGCGGGCCAGAACAACTTTGCGAGATTCGTCACCTTCACCGACTCGCCGCCAGGCAGCGTGACGAGACCGTCTTTCTTCGCCGCTTCCAGGCTGGTGAGCTGTTCGAGGATTGCCTGTAGTTCCAGGGTTGTTCGATGCGGAGCCGCCGAAACGGATCGCGGCTGTCGCGTGACGGCGGCCCGGTCGGCGCCTCGGCGCACGTCCTGGGCCGCCTTGTCGTCGCGGAGCCCCAGATACACGGGATGGCGCAGCCTGTGGTCCGCCGTCCACTCCGTGAACCGGATCTGCGCGACGAGCTCCGGGCGCACCCAGTGCGCGGGTTCGTTGGTCTTGATCGGCGCTGAAAAAGGCGATGTCTTCGTCGCGCGCGCCTTCAGCAGCCGCGAGAGCTTCGTCAGCTCTTTCTGATCGAAGCCGGTGCCGGTATGGCCGGCGTAGACGAGCTCGTCGCCTTCGTAGACGCCGAGCAGCAGTGCGCCGAAGTGCTGTCGCGTCTCGCGGGGTTCGGTCCAGCCGCCGACGACGAATTCCTCCTCGTGCAGCAGTTTGATCTTGCGCCACGCCGGTGAGCGGCGTCCCGGCTGGTAGGTCGAGGCCGCCTCCTTGGCGATCAGTCCCTCCCATCCTTCTTGCTGCGCCCGCGCGTACAGCTGGCGTCCGTCGCCTGCGACCTGTTCGCTGATCCGGACGATCGGCGCGGCGGCGTCGGGGGCCTTGGCCGTCAACGTCGCGAACAGTTTCTCGAGGTGCGCTCGTCTCTCGCTGAGCGGACGGCTCGTCAAATCCTGTTTGCCGTCGGCGAGGATGTCGAAGGCGATGAACGCGGCTGGTTGCGCCCGCTCCGCGCGTTCCACGTCGCGCGCGCCGAGCAGATGCATGCGGCCCTGCAGCCGCTGAAAGCCGGCCGGCTGGCCGCGCTCGTCGAGCGCGACGATCTCGCCGTCGAGCACCAGCGGCTGCTTGACCGCGCGCGCGGCGGCCGAGAGCGCCTGCGTCACCTCGGGAAACTGCGCCGTCTTCTCGTTGCCGTTACGCGACCACAGCCGTACCCCCGCTGGCTGGCCCCTCTTGCCCGGGTCGATTTCGACGAGCGCGCGGATGCCGTCGTACTTCGGTTCATAAACGAGCAGCCGGCTCTGGAGTGGTGCTTCTGCGAGCGTGGCCAGCATGGGAGACCGCACACAGGGAGACTACGCTGACAGCTCCCGACAGCTCAACTCCCTGGGAGCTGGGGTCTCCGCGGGCAGGGAAAGCCGCTTACCGGGCGACGTAGCGCGGGTCTGCGGTTACCCCCTCGCGACGTCTTCGCCAGGTGCGCGCAGCTCGAGTCGAGCGTAGACAGCCGGGGACGGCCGCAGGGTGATGAGCGGCTCGGGGCGGATGTCTTGACCCGGCAGCAGCGCCACGCGAAACCGCCGCGCGACGGCCGCGACAATCAGCTGCGCCTCGACTATCGCGAACTGGCTGCCGATGCAGCCGCGCGGACCACCGCCGAACGGGATGTAGGCGAATCGCGGCCGCGTCGATTCCTGCTCTGGCGCGAATCGATCTGGATCGAAGCGCTCCGGATCCGGCCAGAGCCGCGGCCGGCGATGCACCACGTACGGAATCAGGAATACGAGCGAGCCTTTCGCGATCCGGTAGCCGCCGATCTCATCGTCGCCCGTCGCCTGCCGCGAGAAGCCCCACGACGGCGGATAGAGCCGCAGCGATTCCTCGATGGCGCGGCGCGTCACGATCAGCCGATCGAGGTGTGCGAAACTCGGCCGGCCGCTGCCGACGACCTGGTCCACCTCGTCGGCGATGCCGCGTGCGGTGTCGGGATGCTGCGCCAGCAGATAGTAGGTCCACGACAGCGCCAGCGACGTCGTCTCGTGGCCGGCCAGCAGCATCGTCATGACCTCGTCGCGGAGCTGCCGGTCGGTCATCGCCGCGCCCGTTTCTTCGTCGCGCGCCGACAGGAGCATCGACAACAGATCCGGCTCGTCGCGGCCGGTCCGGCGGCGGTCGGCGATGATGCCGTAGACGACTGTTTCCAGTTCGGCGAGTGCGCGTCGGGAGCGGCGATTCGCCGGAAGTGGTAACGCCATTTCCAGCTTCGTCGCCCAGAGCGTCTCGCCGATCCGCCGGTTGATGATCGGCCACGTCCGGTTGACGATGTCCGCAGCCCCGCCGAGGCCGGTGCTGAACAGCGTCCGCACGATGATGGCTTGTGTGAGGCCGGTCATCTCTTCGACGATGTCGACAGTCGCGCCCTGCGCGGCGAGGCGGTCCCACCGCTCGAGCATCTGTTCGGTACAGTCGACCATCGCGTCGGCCATCGCCATCAGTCGCTGGCGGTGGAAGGCGGGCTGGGCGAGGCGGCGCTGGCGCAGCCACACGGCGTCTTCGCTCGTCAGCAGCCCGTTGCCGACGCCTTGGCGGAGCCTTTCGTAGATCGGACTCTTGTGGTAGTTGCGGGCGTTGTCCTGGAGGACGTGCCTGATGTCTGCCGGATCCAACACCATGTAGCCATGGTAAGGCCCGACCTTCATGTGAACGATGTCGCCGTATCGATCGGCCGCGTCGAGAAAGGTGCGAATCGGATTCGAGCGCAGGTGCGGCAGTACTCCAATGAACGGATAGCCGCGAGGTCCGGGAGGGTACACGTCGACGCGATTATAGGGCTGGCGAGCCGGTGCCTGAGCGGCGGCGGTTCCGTCGCTCTCAGCCGGAGGACGAGGTCGCGATCGTCGCCGCCAGCCGCGTCGCGGAACGGCTCAGCGGCGTTTCACGCCGGCGGCGGTGCTCACCAGGGCGATGAGCGCGTCGTGTGACGGGGGCGACCAGCGGCTGCCCATCTGTTGAGCGAGCGCGCCGACGTCGCTGAAACGGCCGGCTTCGGCCCATCGCACGAACCGCGCCGCCTCGCGCTGGAACCGCCGCCACTCGTCGGGCGAGGCGTCTTCGCGGAAGGCCTGCAGCGCGGCGTCGGGACTGCCGTACTCGGCGGCAAAATCCTCGTGCAGGTAGCCGCTGAAGACTCGCGTCAGTTCAGGGAATTCCGCCGTCGCCGCGCGCGTCATCGGCTCGCCTCCGGATACGACGTCAATACGTAGGCGCGCGCCCGCCGCTCGTCCCAGCGCAGAACGACCAGAGCGCGATCGCAGGCGACGGCGGTCGTCCGGCCGCGCCCCATCGATCGGCCAATGACGCGATCGGCGCGATAGCGCAGCACGAAGTTCGGCCGCCGGCCGCGGCGCTCGCGCCAGGCGGCCAACGACGGGGTCTCGGCGGCGAGCGCCGCGCCGACGACTGTTTCGGCCGCGGCGCGATCGGTGTATGTGGATGCGCTCGAGATCTGCGGCTCGCGGCGGAGACGCTCGATCAGGTCGGCATCGCTCCGCCCGACGTGGCGCTCGAGGGTGTGACCGCCCATCGCCTCGTCGGCTGACAGATCGTGGCTGGTCGGCGACGGCACCGTCCGGCGCTCGGCCGCCGCTGGTGCCGACGCCGTGCTGGCTGGCGGCGCGGCGCGCTGTTGGATGGGAGCCGTGCCGGAGGAATCGCAGCCGGCCAATGCCAGGACGAGAAGCGCCGCCGCAGCACAGGCACCGCGCACCGCACGCCCCGGATCAGGGCGGTCCCTTCTCGATGACGGCGGCGTGGAACAGCGAGGTCGGACCATCAGCGAGTTCATGTCCGGTGTACGAGATGTGTCCCACTGTATCCCCATTCGATCCGCGCGCGCGGCCCTGGCGATCGGGCGGCGGTCGTGTCCTCAGGACCGCGACGTCGCCTGACTGAGCTTGTGTGTATTGCGGAGATTTTTGAGGGAAAGAGTCGAGTTGGCGGAAACCGCATCAACGACCCCCTTCGCCCAAGGCAGGTCGTCGTGGCCACAAGTCGTCCGTTCCCACTCCCCGTGCGGAACTCAGAAATCCACAGGGTGGTACACTTCCCTCATGTTTCGGCGGAATCGGCCAGGGCTGGCCAGTCAGTTCGGCTCGCTCGAGCTGCGGGTGCTCGACGCGCTGTGGGCGCTCGGGAGGGAAGCGGCGGTGCGCGATGTGCTAGAGGCGTTTCCGACCGCCGCCTACACGACCGTCATGACGACGATGGAACGGCTGCACCGCAAGGGGGTGCTGACGAGGCGCAAGGACGGGCGGGCCTTCCTCTACGCGCCGGTGGCGTCGCGCGACGCGATGGAGTCGGGGCTGGTGGCGCACACGCTGGAGCCGCTGCTTCGGGGCGGCCGGGCCCAGCCAATCCTTTCCTACTTCGTCGACGAGGTCAGCCGCCACGACGATCGGCTGCTCGATGAACTCGAACGGCTCGTCCGCGAGAAGCGTCGACAACAGGACGCGCCGCCCGAGGAGGACCGGTGAATTACTGGCGGCTCGCCGGCGTCAGCGCGCTCTCGGCCTTCGCCCTGTTCACACTGGCGGGCGGTATCCTGGCGCGCGCCGCCGCGATGCTCCTCGACCGCCGGCTGGCACGGGCGGCCGCCGCCTCGCGCGGACGGCTGCTGTTCGCGATTCAGATCTTTCCGCTCGCGGCCGCAACGGTTGCGGCGTTCGCCGTCGTGCTGCCGATTTTCCTGTGGTTCGAAGAGCGTGACACGATCGAGCCGATCAATCGCACGCTCGGCCTATTGGCCCTGGTCGGCGGTGCGCTGTTGTGCCGGGCGATCTGGCTGGCCAGCTCCGCGTGGCGCGCGACGACGGCAGTCGTTCGCGGCTGGCAGCGGAACGGACGGCTCGTCGAAGGCCTGGCGACCGACGTACCCTGCTACGCGATTGACGAGGCGTTTCCACTCGTGGCGGTCGCCGGCCTCGTTCGTCCCCGCCTTTTCATCGCCGAGCGCGTACTGCGCGAGTTCCCGGCCGACGAAATCGCTGCGATGGTCGCGCACGAGTGCGCGCACGTCGCGGCGCGGGACAACGTCAAACGGCTGTTGCTGCGCGCCTGTCCCGACGTGATCGTCAGGCCGCGCCTCGAGCGCGACTGGGCGGCCGCCGCCGAAGAAGCCGCCGACGACAGCGCCACAGCCGTTCACCCCGCGACGCGCCTGCACCTGGCACGCGCGCTCATCCAGGCCGCGCGCCTGGCCACGCCGTCGACGCCGCAGCTCGCCAGCGCGTTCTACCGGGGTGGCAGCATCGAGGTGCGCGTCCGCCGGCTCATCGAGCCCGTCCCCACACCACCCGCGGCGCACTCCCACCGCCTCGCGGCGGCGATCACGTGCGTTCTTTTGGCGGCGGCCCTCATCGCCGCGGCGCCGTCGCTGCACGGGCTGATGGAGCAGGCGGTTCAGCTGCTCCCCTGAGCTGACGTTCGACGCGCCGCGATTCGCTGCGGCGTCCCCTTCTGCGAGTCGACGATCTACGACTACTGGTAGTAGATCGTTCCCGCCCGATAGAGTTTTTACACCATGTCTCCCCGGCTGCTGGCAGTGGACCTCCACTACAACGACACCTCGCGCACCGTCGTCCGGGAATTCCACAACGGCATGCGCCGGCCGCTGATCCGCCCGGGCGACGGCGATCTGCTCAAGGCGGATGACGATCGCGCCAAGTGGCACGATCTGCGGCTCGACGTCGGCGGCGCCATCATCACCGGCACGCTCGACAGCCAGAAGGTGCTGACGTACACGTTCGGCAGCGCGCCCCAACCCGGGCGCAACGGCGCGCTCCCGAACGACGATCTCTATCCCGGGAAGAACCCGGTCATGCGGGCGCCGATCGCCGGCAGGGTGGGTCTGTGGTCGAAGACGGACTCCACCAGTTATTTCAAAGACTACGTCGTTGTGGCGAAGTGAGGAACTGAACGTGCTGAGAGTGCTGAAGATACTGAAGGTGCTGGCGCCCGCGATGATGTTCGTGCTGCCGGTGCTCAGTCCCGGAGTCGCCGCCGCGCAATCGCCCAACACCGGATCGATCGTCGTCGTCGTGGTCGATCAGAGCGGCGGCAGGGTCAAGGACGCGAAGGTCACGGTCACGAACACGGCGACAGGGGCGGTTCGCGAAGCCATGTCGAACGCGGAAGGTTCCGCGACGATGCCGACGCTCTCGTTGACCGGGCGCTACAAAGTCGAGGTCGCCAAGGACGGGTTCACCGCCGAAGACGTGCCGGGGCTGACGCTGCGTGCCGGCGTGACGGCGACCGTCAAAGTAAAACTCGTCGTCAGCGGCGGCAAGAGCGACGTCACGGTCTATGGCACGACCGAGGGCGTCCGCGCCGACGCCCAGATCGGCAAGCGTATCGACGCCGCGGCCATCGACGAGACGCCCATTCTCGGCCGCAAGCTGACCACCCTGCCGCTGTTCAGCTCCGCATTCCGGCAGGGCAAGGGCACCGGCGATCTGTTCGTCAATGCCACGTACTTCGTGACCGGGGCCGGCAGCCGCCGCACGGTGACCTACATGCTCGACGGCGCGAACAACGACGAGGGCTGGGGGCGGCAGACGATGCTCGCCAATGTGCCGGTGGGAGCCGTCCAGGAAGTCACCGTGCTGTCGAACGCGTTCTCGGCCGAGTACGGCTTCACGGCGGGTCCCGCACTCAACATCGTGACCAAGTCGGGCACGAATCAGCTGCGCGGCGAAGGCCTGTACATGGGCCGGCCGGGCGGCTGGCAGGCGACCTCGTTTTCGACGAAGAACTTCTGTCCGCCGTCCATCTCCACCTGCACGGTGCCGGATGCGCTCACCTCGATCCTGCCGGTCGACATCCCGGACAAGCTGAATCAGTACTCGGGATCGGCCGGCGGCGCGATCAAGAAGGACAAGACGTTCTTCTTCGCCGCGGCGGACTACACGCAGCAGGACCGCACGGTGGCGCTGTCGAGCACGCTGCCGCCGTTCGTGCTCGACAACGGCAGCCTTACCTACGTCGGCCAGTACCGCTCCGGGCTGGTCGACGCGCGCGTCGACGAGAAGGTCACCACCAACCAGACCCTGAGCTTCCGCGGCAACTACGATCATTTCTACGACACGAACCCGAACGACGCCGTGGTCGGCACGACGGCCCCGAGCGCGGCGCGCCGCTACACGCGGGGCGGCTGGACGTTCCAGACCAACCTCGTCTCGGTCGTGAATTCGCACATGCTGAACGAAGCGCGCGTCGGCTACACCGACGGCGACCCGGTCACGAAGTGGGAATCGATCGAGTCCACCACCGTCTACCAGAGGACGGCCGGATCGGTACCGTTCAAGATCGGCGCGAATCAGTTCACCGACGTCTACAGCCGCCAGGCGCAGTTCTCGGACACGCTGTCGTGGTCGCACGGCACCCACGACTTCCGGTTCGGCGGCAATCTCGCGCGACATCTGTCGGGCGGCGTCGGCACGGAGCCAGGGCAGGCGTTGGGCGGCACGTTCACGTTCGTCGGGACCGGCGCGTCCTCGACGCTGCCGTT contains the following coding sequences:
- a CDS encoding ferredoxin; this translates as MPKKFESPAQPVAQFGIGKLRRHLFVCVGPDCIDPETGDATWQYVKKRMKELNIAGPDGPCYRTKCNCLRICTDGPTAVVYPEGTWYRFVTPENAERIIQEHLIGGRVVEDLRFATNPLTDDPQTEN
- the ligD gene encoding DNA ligase D is translated as MRSPMLATLAEAPLQSRLLVYEPKYDGIRALVEIDPGKRGQPAGVRLWSRNGNEKTAQFPEVTQALSAAARAVKQPLVLDGEIVALDERGQPAGFQRLQGRMHLLGARDVERAERAQPAAFIAFDILADGKQDLTSRPLSERRAHLEKLFATLTAKAPDAAAPIVRISEQVAGDGRQLYARAQQEGWEGLIAKEAASTYQPGRRSPAWRKIKLLHEEEFVVGGWTEPRETRQHFGALLLGVYEGDELVYAGHTGTGFDQKELTKLSRLLKARATKTSPFSAPIKTNEPAHWVRPELVAQIRFTEWTADHRLRHPVYLGLRDDKAAQDVRRGADRAAVTRQPRSVSAAPHRTTLELQAILEQLTSLEAAKKDGLVTLPGGESVKVTNLAKLFWPARADAAAGRGLAPGITKGELLRYYVEVAPFILPCVAERPLVMKRFPNGVAGEAFYQHKVSERGARQFVGGTLKTLLEMTQLAAISQDPWFSRVSSPHDADYTAIDLDPGPGASFETVLDIARWVRDELRRLGVSGFPKTSGSRGLHIYLRLPPDTSYESGMLFCQIVATLVATRHPKQATVERSVTKRPKGTVYIDYLQNIEGKTLATAYSARASEFAGVSTPLTWKEIDAGFDPRAFTIRTALARFREVGDLWADLRTSPPADLQAVLDQH
- a CDS encoding cytochrome P450, which gives rise to MYPPGPRGYPFIGVLPHLRSNPIRTFLDAADRYGDIVHMKVGPYHGYMVLDPADIRHVLQDNARNYHKSPIYERLRQGVGNGLLTSEDAVWLRQRRLAQPAFHRQRLMAMADAMVDCTEQMLERWDRLAAQGATVDIVEEMTGLTQAIIVRTLFSTGLGGAADIVNRTWPIINRRIGETLWATKLEMALPLPANRRSRRALAELETVVYGIIADRRRTGRDEPDLLSMLLSARDEETGAAMTDRQLRDEVMTMLLAGHETTSLALSWTYYLLAQHPDTARGIADEVDQVVGSGRPSFAHLDRLIVTRRAIEESLRLYPPSWGFSRQATGDDEIGGYRIAKGSLVFLIPYVVHRRPRLWPDPERFDPDRFAPEQESTRPRFAYIPFGGGPRGCIGSQFAIVEAQLIVAAVARRFRVALLPGQDIRPEPLITLRPSPAVYARLELRAPGEDVARG
- a CDS encoding contact-dependent growth inhibition system immunity protein; this encodes MTRAATAEFPELTRVFSGYLHEDFAAEYGSPDAALQAFREDASPDEWRRFQREAARFVRWAEAGRFSDVGALAQQMGSRWSPPSHDALIALVSTAAGVKRR
- a CDS encoding RNase A-like domain-containing protein, with amino-acid sequence MRGACAAAALLVLALAGCDSSGTAPIQQRAAPPASTASAPAAAERRTVPSPTSHDLSADEAMGGHTLERHVGRSDADLIERLRREPQISSASTYTDRAAAETVVGAALAAETPSLAAWRERRGRRPNFVLRYRADRVIGRSMGRGRTTAVACDRALVVLRWDERRARAYVLTSYPEASR
- a CDS encoding BlaI/MecI/CopY family transcriptional regulator, with translation MFRRNRPGLASQFGSLELRVLDALWALGREAAVRDVLEAFPTAAYTTVMTTMERLHRKGVLTRRKDGRAFLYAPVASRDAMESGLVAHTLEPLLRGGRAQPILSYFVDEVSRHDDRLLDELERLVREKRRQQDAPPEEDR
- a CDS encoding TonB-dependent receptor; this encodes MLRVLKILKVLAPAMMFVLPVLSPGVAAAQSPNTGSIVVVVVDQSGGRVKDAKVTVTNTATGAVREAMSNAEGSATMPTLSLTGRYKVEVAKDGFTAEDVPGLTLRAGVTATVKVKLVVSGGKSDVTVYGTTEGVRADAQIGKRIDAAAIDETPILGRKLTTLPLFSSAFRQGKGTGDLFVNATYFVTGAGSRRTVTYMLDGANNDEGWGRQTMLANVPVGAVQEVTVLSNAFSAEYGFTAGPALNIVTKSGTNQLRGEGLYMGRPGGWQATSFSTKNFCPPSISTCTVPDALTSILPVDIPDKLNQYSGSAGGAIKKDKTFFFAAADYTQQDRTVALSSTLPPFVLDNGSLTYVGQYRSGLVDARVDEKVTTNQTLSFRGNYDHFYDTNPNDAVVGTTAPSAARRYTRGGWTFQTNLVSVVNSHMLNEARVGYTDGDPVTKWESIESTTVYQRTAGSVPFKIGANQFTDVYSRQAQFSDTLSWSHGTHDFRFGGNLARHLSGGVGTEPGQALGGTFTFVGTGASSTLPFDQLTINDVQNYSQPYSLGQPAAYTLNQWLGVAFAQDKYRVTSDLTLDLGLRYDVQTLTDSRANFEPRVGFGWHPGGDPRLSIRGGYGSYYTQIQSNLIAGYLQSGLDGFTTYTATPGQVGFPTCLTCVPIVFEGNATTLPARNITIIAGRRDYYTAQFPQYGLDFTKVPNYPDELRNPHSQVVSFGAEREIMHGLFAGADYVHQHWSDLVRTVDLNAPSVFDRTAPGQVRTAAQADLTRPIVPVTGGVRNINTIMNLGEADYDGLQTDISYRGSTRWYAALSYTLSKATNTTEPDGNGIGPNDANIAQLGEQERGLSLLDQRHRAVISFTYNLPYNISAGTVAQVASARPVNSTTGVDNNGDGATNDRPVINGAVIGKSAFTGTGTQDVAVFVEDRIKMGGRTLMLRLEGFNLFNHANMLGRGNTTYGDTGAASNTFGQFATLSGSTAIPAFANIDPPRMFQIQIRYLF